Below is a window of Lemur catta isolate mLemCat1 chromosome 11, mLemCat1.pri, whole genome shotgun sequence DNA.
TTGCCTTAGTGCAATGACACATGAAGGAGCAAGGAGGCTGTAGCATAAGTTAGAAAAGCATACTGAGTAAAGACAGTGTGGtcagccatgtgccaggcactgtgctgtttTACTTTTCGTACATAATCTCTGATCCCAAAACATTGTGTGGGAGATACTATAATatgtttcagagaaatgaaatgtatCACTTCACATTACCTAGCCAGAGTTGGGATTCTACCTCAGGTCTGACTTACTCTAAAACTCTTTCTTGTTCCTTTATACCAAGTAGCAGCAGATAGATAAGAAAAGAATTAGGAGGAaactagaaaattctaaaattctaaaagtcAATCTCCATTTCCTTTTGATTGTAATAAATTAAAGTAGTAAAGGAATAATACAAACAACCCAAGTCCCATTTGAACTTACTTGGCTGCCcaaaataattgaacaaatataCTTTTGCAATCACAATCATATCATAAGGAAAAAACCAAATGCATTctctttgaatacattttttagttgatttattttttcctttctcattcctgCACACTTCTGTATATTTAGAGTTGAATTTAAAGTAGACGGCAATTTTCCAGAAACCTACACATTCTTGTAAAGATTAATAGGGGGCAGAGGTGAAAGGCTACATGCTTTTAGTTAAAATGGATTTTCAACTATATTACCAAGtcagaaaacatgagaaaagaaCACTGTGATatcatgtttaaataaataaagggtaGCCATTGTTTCTTGGGTAAggtaaacatttcttaaaaattattatttatttgttgggtttcaatttaaaattatgaCATGACATGTTAGTACAGATTATAAACTGGTAATATTTCATGTTTGACCAGGTTGCCTATTAGTGAGCCAATACAAGTGAGAACGAGTTTGATGTTGGTCAAATGTAGGAAAATTAAGTGGATCCAGAGATTGCAGTTGAGTGGGGAGAACGAGGTCAATCAGGAGAAGGAGAAGTGGATCCCTAATTACTGAATTCTAGAATTACAAAAGCTTAGAGGCAAAAGCATGACCATCCAGTCTCATAAAAGAACACTGcggaaggaaaaataataactggAGGCCCGTGATGCAAAATATTTATCAGTAAGAGATATCACACTTCACTGGCTCTTTCTCAGTCATATCTGCGAAGCCATCTGAAACCCACCTACCTAAATGGTCCTCCTTGAATTACTCTTTATcacatcatttttaatttttctcaccaATTTACCACAGtcagaaattatcttgtttatgaATCTGTTTACTTGTCTATTTGTTTACTTGCTATTTTCTAGCTTGCCCACTAACTATAAGCATCATATCAGGAATCTTGTCTATCTCATTAAACTCCTTGTCTCCATTGCCTAGAACAATTTTTGCCACAAAGGATTCAACTCttacaaatatatgtttttttaataatttagtaaaTTGATACACAATTTGTAATGATTCAAATTTCAGTTAATACTAACATAAGTCAGTATTTGTGATGTGCTTAAAACAGGTCCTTGAATATGGTAAGTACCATAAATACATTTGTTAACTGAATGAACATTGTTCTGATGGGCTGTCCCGATCCTCACTGATGAAATCAGGATTGGTGATCcttaaactaaattaaaactatttctgataagtataaaaaaataggcatttgATTCAATGACTAAAATAATCAGGGGAATGATAATAGTTGATGTTCCATAACAGAATTTCTAGCTATACGTGGGTTTGTTTGGTTCATAAGgaatttcagagaaattaaatcttTGACCTTAACTGAATCCCTGTCATAAACTTATTTCCAaccaagaaaaggaaatgcaaatagttGCCCTTCCTTATACTTCATGGCATTCTGTACTTATCACAGGATAATGAATTCTAATTGGCTTTATTTGTCACTTAAACTTTATACAGTGCAGGCTACATGAGAACAAGCCAACCTGTATCTTATCGCTTGTCACTTTTGTATCTTGAGAACATGGCTCAGTGGCTGGCATAGGGTAGATGCTCCCAAAATGTATAATGAAATCACGTGTTAATTTTGGGAGGAAGGAGGTGTCAGGATGGTTTTAGGATATTCCTGAATCCTCACATAAAAACAGATGGAGTAGCTTGATTGACAGCAAAACCAAAACCCAAGGgcaagatttaaaacaaaaccagaacAGATTCTTTTCCCACAAACCTGAAAATAAAGTGAATGAGAGCAAACCACTAATAACTAGCAGACTTGCATGGTATTGGTGTTTGAACAAAACAGGACACAAGGAAGCAACAAAATAGCCTACAAACCTGAAAATGGGAGAACCCCAAACAGTGCCACAGGCGCTGCAAATCCTGGTGGGCCAATTTCAGAATAAAAGCTGACCCATGGGGACTCCCTCCCAGGACAGGAAGCCACAGTGAGGATAAACTGCTGGGAATAAAATCAAAATTGACCATGGGAGCAACAATAGAAgccaaagaaagggaaggaaagtcCAGATAAAAGTAGGGAGAGGGAAACAGAACCTGGAAATCTCAGAAAGATACCTGCGGTATTTTAACCATTATgtggaaaaaatagaagaatggatTTTGTGAAATTAGAAAAGCTATCTGAACATAAGTATGAGCGAGAGAAATGTATTAAGGTCAAATGTCATACAAAATAACTATGAAAAGgctagaataaagagaaaatgaagtagACTAATATCCCTATAGGCAATGAAAGAATTATTGAACATAAGAAACAGAACAAAGCAAAATTCCTTATAACATATTGTTTCAAAGTGAGCTAGAAAAACGTTAGAGAAATGATACGACAAGTAAAAGAACATCATAAATCATAATTAGAAAAACTCAGGCATGAGGTGACGGAACTTAggtaagaattagaaataaaagaaaaatattttagaaatgaagactaAACTAGAAGGAACACAAGATTGAATAAACACATTGAATAaactaataaaagataaaaggtaagaaaagcaatttctttcaaataaacacTATAATAAAGATagagataaaagaataaataatgaaaacaggcaaagaaaataGCCCATAATTATCTGAGAATATTGACCCATAATGAACAACACCAAGTCATATGTTGGGAAAAgtattacacttaaaaaaaaaatactttgggcATCTCAGcaaaaatactgtatttataaggaaaagaaaattagattagtaatagatttttttctgtattttaatgtcttttaatcATTGACCTTGAGTCCTCATTGAGAGAACTCAACAATATCCAGACACCAGCACTCATCTACGGCTGTCTTCAATTTAATCATTAAATCCTATAAAATCAAATCTATAAGGGCAAGTAGAAGAATGATGGCACTAGAAAAAGCGGATGAGAAGTAAGAAAATTATTCAAAGGAACTGAGCCAATTTAGTAAGCCTTATTCTCCcacattgctttgttttccttggtGTGTAAAATATGTCATGATCCTGATCACTTCCTTAAGCTCAATGTTTTTGCTTCTGTACTCATTGGGCACCCCATTTGTTGGAGAACAGGCAGGGTTAAACCAtagacatttggaaaataatcaaTTATGCAAATATCACAAGCAAGGGCACTATCATCTACACACACCCTAATTACTCAAGTATTTACTACAGCAGCAAGGCACCAGCAGTCTAATTGGATATTGTGTGGGCACACTTATGTTTTTGGATAATTTTAATGACTGCATTTCTAACtctcctttctgtcttcttttaaataatctttattcattttctctaccCAGAAAACCGAAGCTATCAAAATATAGGCTTAAGTAGAATGACAGGCAAAATaggagggaggggagcagagatTGAGAAGAAAGATATTCTCCCACTTGAAGCCGTTGTTGATAGCGTATTTTACGCAAGTGGCTCACTTTATACCCGGACTCGTGTGCATTTCTTTCTTAGAATATTTAAGAGCTGAAATCGATCATTTTCCTACTTCTTATGATCGTGAATTGTTATGAATAAATATCAGAAGCAGATAGAGTGCATTTCAGTTTTACTTTCTCTCCAACTCCCGCACAATTCTTACCTTCCCTCTTTGCACTGAGTTCATATTCCAGTTATAATAACTTGTAGACAACTCTGTGACTCAAAAATTTAGATGATTAGGAATTTAGGCTTGTTTGGGGggcttttttccttgaaataagTGAATGTAACTTGATTTAAGAGCAATCTTTTTGAAAATAGATtagattttagaaaaacattagaGAAATGACACGACAAGTAAAAGAACATCATAAATCATAATTAGAAAAACTCAGGAATGAGGTGACAGAACTTGggtaagaattagaaataaaagaaaaatattttagaaatgaagaccaAACTAGAAGGAACACAagattgaataaacaaataagtaagaGTTTAGTGATGTAAAGCTAGAAATGCTGAGGTCGAAACTCACTAGTGATAGCCCGTTTCTATTAATAACTGTGGTGTGTATGCACGTATTATTGTGTTATTTATGAAAGGAAGGGTTCTTTCTATTTCTGCCAAGTAAccatgtctcttcagtgggctcTGCAGAGCCTCTGACCTCTCTTCCTGCTGAAGATGCTGTTACAGGACTGTTGAGGACCATGCCGTTGCTTGGTCAGAAAACTGTCTCAAGAGCTGTGAGAATGTCCATACTCTCACAGTAACATAGCTCACAACAGTCTAAATACTTAAGGTATTTGTAGGTAATTTTTGGACAAGGAGGAAAATTCTAACTTGGAAAGAAATATATTAGCATTTAAAAGTTctgaattgaaaaattaatttgccttttaagaaaacagtttcTGCCTTCAAAGTGGCTAGTCAGTGGAAGAAGGCTCTTGCCTTTGGGAAAAGCTGGAGAACTTCCACTTTGGTTCActtttatagttaataattttaaatgatatttaaatgtgTTATGAAAATGTATAGTAGTATAGATGCACCAGAATACTCAACTCCTGGAATTCTGAGAAGACTTGCAAACCAGGAAGTCTAGACTGGCTTCTCACGTCTTTCATGCCAATGAAAAGCACAGGAAACCTTCAAAATCATTAGGAACTTTTCTATGTGACTGTCCATGAGGTATAATTATAAGAATTTAGCATGAGGAAGAAGACCAAAACTTCCAATATTCGGTTGTAGAAAGTGTTAGAGATGGTGAGTAGATAAACAAGGCTTGTGACTCAGTGAAAAAGCAGAATGACcgaaatattaattttaattggtAAGTAAAATATGCTTCATCCACACCAAAGTCAAAAAAACCACTAATAAGGGAAAGTATGTCCAATGTCACAGAAGAGGAGACAAATTCGTGAGAAGGATACATTTCATAGACGTTtctgaatgataaaaataaattagagaacaGAGTGGTCTCAATCCCTCATAGATATGAAAGGTTTTATTGTttacagaaaatgtaaaaacatgtAAACTAATCTATACAGTCTTTtcatgtaacaaaagcatttgtacccttttaatattatattttgaaattaaaaaaaaatgaactaatgtGTTACcacttctggaaaaaaatatccttAAAGCTAATGGCCACAGGTCATCACTGTcatttgtatattaaatataaaacaccaTTAACACagcacatgaagaaaaataactgcCAGACAAGTTGCTGTAGCCAACGACTTGGCGTAGCCATTGAGAAGTAGGTTTTCCTGGGGCGTGGACTGAGACTTCTGCAAGGGCGATTTGGACACAATGACCATATTGTCACTTGGCTGTTGTGAGTGGCTTCCAGTTCTAGGAGAGTCTTTCTAGTGCTCCCTTGGGATTTTGATTCACATCAAAtgtggaaaatttcaaattatgAGTGAGTGTAATGTTTCTGTATACTAGAATTAGAGGATCTTTAGAACATGTGAATGTATAAGTGCATTTGATATGTATCACAAGTGTGCCAGCTCTACTCTGGGCTTCACTCTGCTGTAGATtgataaataatagaataatgaTAGAATGATAGTAATGATCAtggaaaatgattaaaaaattagaGATATTGGTCATTATGAATGCATCTAAACAATAAACATACTTGTATAGACACTCTGTTCATCATGTCCATTCAAACTAGCCCTGTGGACTGCAACATCATGGTTGTTTCTAGGAATTGTCAGAAATTTTCAAGATGGCTGTAATTGTTGATATTACCAAGTGATGTTATCAGCTTCACTCCTGTAGGAGTGTGCTCAAATACATGCCTTCAAAATTCTTTCACTTCCATTATTCCCAAGTCATACTTGGCAAGTGGTTGCAAGATCTTATGTGGAGAACTGTTGCATTTTGCCAGTGAATGTGTGACTGATTACAGAATAGCACTTGTTTCAGTGGCTGTTGgtgagaaaagataaaattctgCCTAAGACAATTGATATGAATCTTGCTGAAATCTGACATTCCAGAAATGGCAAGTGGGGCCCTTCATCAGGGAGTTCAATGAGTCTTGCTCTCAGACTTAGGTTAatgctcccttcttttctttctctgtttatcCCTAGAATGCTGTCTCAACAGTACCAGCAGCAGCGTCGAAAATTTGCAGCTGCCTTCTTggcattcattttcattttggcaGCTGTGGACACTGCTGAagcagggaagaaggagaaacCAGGTAAGCAGTAGGACGGAGAAGGCAAAATGCTTCATTGATTTATGTCCATCTAGCCCAACTACctgttccttctttccttccatcctccctccctccctccctcttcttttttcccctaattatTTAGAGAAACCTAAGAGAAATCCCCTTGTATTTATCTCCCAATATAAGTCCTGCAGTTTACATGATGATGATCATTAACATAATGATCAAGTTGGTGGCTACTGTATATGGAACATTGACCAGAAATCGGATGCTTATGTTACCTCTCTTCCTCAAtgcaaggttttttttgtttgtttgtttttaaatctcagatTTATAAAGGGGGAAACTGAAGTCTGGAGAGGATGAAGCACCTTCCCTATGCCATTCCCAAAGTCCTAAGCAGGCTGTGGAACTGGGAGTCtgtttaagtctgtgatccaccATATTTCAATTATGCTATTCCATCTACAAGACAGAGGAGGAATATCAACTTGCATTGAAATGGCTAATCTGACTACTGTTACCtctagtagaatattttctcttttttcaggcTTAACTGTTTTTGACCATCTCTTCTTTCGTAGAAACGTTTGCTTCTAAAAGATGTCAGTCAGTCATTTAGCACAGTCTCTAGCGCATAGTAAGAACTAAGTTAATGTTAGTTCTAGCTCCTTCCCCtgtttttttcctcacttttcttGATTATTCATTGATTCAAACATTTGGCTAACATCTGCCATGTTCCTATTATTTACTGGACAGTAAAGTAGAGGTAAAAAGCACAAACCCTGCAGTTAAAGTGCTTGGGATGAACTTAGTTATATCTGGGAGTTACGGAGCTTTCTGAgtgctgattattttttcttccttccttccagaaaaaaaagtgaagaagtcTGACTGTGGAGAATGGcagtggagtgtgtgtgtgcccaccAGTGGAGATTGTGGGCTGGGCACACGGGAGGGCACCCGGACTGGAGCTGAGTGCAAACAAACCATGAAGACCCAGAGGTGTAAGATCCCCTGCAACTGGAAAAAGCAATTTGGAGGTAAGTCTCATTCTATTGTTCTACTTACTTAATCTCCTACTCTGAAGTAATTCTCGAATGTTGGATCAAATGTCTTTTTGAGGTtgagtactttttattttaaataaatttgctttaCCAGACACAAAGTGGCCAGACATCTTGCCTAaccccagggtttctcaacctcagcactggtGACATTTCGGGCCAGggaattctttgttgtggaggtTGTCTTGTTCATTGTACGATATTTAGCAGCTCCCCTGGCTTCTGCTCACTAGTTCCCAGTCGCATTTCTCATTCCCACCAGTTGTGTAagctaaaaatgtctccagatactTACGACCAAGTGTTCCCTGAGGGTCAAAATCATTCCTTATTGAGAACCACTGTCATACCAGGAGGGACATAAAATATACTCTTGATTCCTCCTAATAATGTTCGTCGATCTGtcttctctcccctttctttccttcttctactTCTACATTCCCTTTATTTTCCTCTCcccttttcttattctttctcctccttctccacgTCCCTGTCTTTGCCTTTTGATCCCTCCCACTCTCTGCACAGGTTCACAGATTTACTTGTTGAATCCAGCACGGCTGCTCACAGCcacattatagatttttttctcacttactACTGTTAGCCTCATGCTGGCCTGATTGATCtatttgagacaggatctcttaACACTTTCAATTTTAAATCCACTATTGAAGCCCCAAATAACCTCTTTCTTCTGTATGCCAGACTTTCTGGTCTTTCTTAGCCATGGTAAGACATGATGCCCCAAGTGTCTTATCTGCATTCTGCAGAAATGCCATATGATCTATAGGCAAGTGATGAAGagtaaatatacacacatatatcttttTGCTTCCTCTATAACCTTTGGGTTATATCTCATTTGTTAATGGAAATAAGTTATGTGAAGGCATGACGGAGTTCAGATATATATGATTGTAAATTGTATAGGAGCACCTTAAAGATATATTACAAAAAGCTTAGAAGGTCTATCTTAAAGTATTCACATCTAGATTattaaagaattctcaaaactctaTGGGGAAAAAACTAACAATTCAATATGAAAGTGGGGAAAGACATTATCAGACACTTTACCAAGAGGATATATAGGTGGCAAATACACACCTTACAAGACGTTTAATATCTTTTCCCCATTAggtaaatggaaattaaaatcataatgagatattacTGTATATCTATCAAAGTGGCTAAAGTAAAAACTAGTGATAATATCAAATGatgcaaggatgcagagaaactagATCACTCATATAttgttagtggaaatgtaaaatggtacagccacccTGGAAAAAAGTATGGCAGGATTTTTATACTAAATTAAACATGTGTTTACCATGGAACCCAGCAGTTtgttgggcatttatcccagagaaataaaaacttatgtttccacaaaaatatgtacatgaatatatatagcagttttatttgtaatagccccaaactggaaacaacccagattcCCTTCCACTGATGAATGTGCTATATCCATACCATGGACTTCTACTCggcagtaaaaagaaacagactattgatacacacaacttggatggatctccaggaaattatgctaagtaaaaaaagcTGATCTCAGAAGtttacatattgtataattccatttatgtaacatgCTTAAGATGGCAAAATCATAGAGCTGGAGAACCCATTAGGAATTGCCAGGGATTAAGGAGGTAGAAAGGGAAGAAAGTGGCTAGGCCATGGCTGTAAAAGATGATCCAAGTGACCCCTGTGCTGGAGCTGTTCTGTGTATTAATAACGATGGTGGTCATATGCCTCTGCACGTGTGATAAAATTGCACAGAATTAAATACACGCAGACATGcactctttgtattatttcttataactgcacATGAATCCACAATTAACATCTCaatacaaaaacttaaaaacaaaactgtgccTTTATTATCATGGAAGTACAATaggatctttaaaaaatttctgtttggttctacCCTGCCTTTAGCGGAGTGCAAATACCAGTTCCAGGCCTGGGGAGAATGTGACCTGAATACGGCCCTGAAGACCAGAACTGGAAGTCTGAAGCGGGCCCTCCACAATGCTGACTGCCAGAAGACTGTCACCATTTCCAAGCCCTGTGGCAAAGTGACCAAGCCCAAACCTCAAGGTAGGTCCCTGCTGTTATACCATAATTATAATGGATTGATAGAATCAGGCAAGATCTTCACATGTGGAAACCCACATTTTCCAGAAGGAAATCTTAGGTGAATTACCTTAAGAAAGCAATTGAAAAGTTCTATGTATTGAGCATCACAAAAGTACTTTTAAGCAGGCAGGGTATGAGTTCAAATTGAAATCCTCTGCATAGATGGGGGAATTAATATAGTCCactaacacaaataaataatttagcaaaATATGCCAACTAAGACAATTATTCTAGGGCAACCGTATATTTCAAACTAATTTGGAGCTACATTCTGACAAGATCAACAAATTTGTGATGTTTAtgaagcagaaaattttaatttaagccTCTTCCAGATTATATGAAATGTAGTTTTTACAGAAtcaggaaaattattttgcattcccTTTCTCTACTGCATAACTTGATAGGttctatatttcttatatttctttcagactctttatattttttgagttgGATTAACTTCCCAACTACATTcatcacataattttaaaattgtggaGTTCTGTCATGGCTATGTTTTATACAAACAGAATCCAAGCTGAGGGAAGTCAAGGAGgaattaaattcttttatttcatgggtgttatgtttgtgttcccccaaattcgtatgttgaagtcctaacccctagtacctcagaatgtggctgtatctggagacagggtctaaaaagaggtaattaaggtaaaatacaGTGATACAGGGGGGCCCTAATCCAGCACGGCTGGTGTCCTTGtcagaagaggagattaggacacaggcaCACATAGAGGGAAGACGTTGTAGAGACAGGGACAAGCcaaaagaggcctcagaagaaatcagccctgttgacaccttgatctcacaCTTCTAGCtcccagaactatgagaaaagcaattctcttgtttaagccaccaactctgtggtactttgttatggcaaccatAGCCAACTATTACAGTGGGGCTCAGTGAACTCtaaataccaatttaatggcCTGTATTAATATTTGAACTCTAAAATGGACATGAAAATTAGTATTGCCAGAGAAATTATAAGGAGAAACTCAGTAAAATAATGATGTAGTAAATTCtcataataattgaaaataggaaaaaaaaaatttcccaaaggCTGAGGATTGGCTGGTTTGCTGCCGGTGGACAGAAAGAACTCTTTTCACAAGCCCTGCTTTTTGGGCTCTGATGGAGTGGTGCACGAAAATGGTTACATCCAACTTCAGGATGGTCAGGTATAGGCTGGACCTGCAGATGATGGATCTAGGATTCAGGCTGCCCTTTCCAGATCACAGAAATCTCTGCTTGTTGTAGCGTGTTTTGGGAATGCATGAGTGGGCCTGCACTCAAGTGCTTGTGCCAACTTTGCAAATGTCACTTGTCCTGAGGCAACCACATGGATCTAGTCAAGATCAGTAGCCATATCTACGAAGTGAAACATTTCCAAAAATGGAAGAACTCAGAGATACAGTcttcagaataatttatttttaactgagcTGTAGAACCAAAATATTCAGCATAAATatagaatggaaaggaaaagaaattaaggatGCTTCCACGTTCTAGCACAGGAGTTGGACTTCACATTAGAATATTTGgtgggaacttaaaaaaaatcccagtgcTCAGGCATAACGCAGACCAACTATATCAGCatcagtagttttaaaattttaaatgctccTTAGAGGGTTTCAAGATGCGGCCaaaatttgagaactactgctctggTATGAAATCCATTGACAAGAGACAATGGACACATGCAGGCACACATAACAcataacacacacatgcacacacacacagacacactgtcCTTGTACTCTTCTATGGAAGAAAGAAGCAGCAGCTTAATGAATGcagattaaaaaatgggaaagtgATTAGGTGGGGAAGAGTGGGGCTGGGTGAATATGGAAAATGTTGAAAAGTTTAGAATAAATAGGGCAAATCAGGAGACTTGATTAAGAAAGACCCCTAAGGATATTTGGTAAATACATTAAGTGAAG
It encodes the following:
- the PTN gene encoding pleiotrophin isoform X1, coding for MLSQQYQQQRRKFAAAFLAFIFILAAVDTAEAGKKEKPEKKVKKSDCGEWQWSVCVPTSGDCGLGTREGTRTGAECKQTMKTQRCKIPCNWKKQFGAECKYQFQAWGECDLNTALKTRTGSLKRALHNADCQKTVTISKPCGKVTKPKPQAESKKKKKEGKKQEKMLD
- the PTN gene encoding pleiotrophin isoform X2; translation: MLSQQYQQQRRKFAAAFLAFIFILAAVDTAEAGKKEKPEKKVKKSDCGEWQWSVCVPTSGDCGLGTREGTRTGAECKQTMKTQRCKIPCNWKKQFGAECKYQFQAWGECDLNTALKTRTGSLKRALHNADCQKTVTISKPCGKVTKPKPQESKKKKKEGKKQEKMLD